GTGGTGTTGAATTAAGAGGGGTTTCGGATGCTCCGCATCATGCAACTGGATTGGGAAGCGTTATCTTTGCTTACGGAGGAAAAAATAATAGTAGTGGCACTCCGTTAATTAGCCTTGAATCTAATAGTGGTGTTAGAGGTGTAATGATCTATTATCCGGAGCAGGATATTCTTAATGTCACACCTTATCCATGGACGATTCGCGGAAACGGACCAGGTGCATGGGTGATAGACACCGTGTTGACAAATTCATACCAGGGTATAGATTTTGCAACAAACCAGAGTGATGGTCATTTTATTGACTATGTTACAGGAGCTCCACTTAAAACAGGAATAGCTGTAGGGAATAGTGCAACAGAAGGATGGGTGCAAAATGTTAATTTTAATCCTCATAATTGGGGAAGAGTTCAAATTGCAGGTGCAGCTGCAGAACGGTTGATCGCGCAACATAACACTGAAAATCTAGATGCTTTTGTAGTGGGCAGTGTTGGTAATGAGCATTTGTTTAATAATTTCGTATTTGCCACTAAGAATGGAATGCACTTTATAGAGAAAGATGGTATTAGTCCTAGTGCGACAGTTATCGGATTTGGATCGGATGATAGTAAAATTGGCATAAACATTGAAGCTGTCGGCACAAACGGGCTTAACTTTATTAACACTCAAGTCGCGGCTTTTGATTCCACATTAATGAAAAATATTTATATTAATAGTAATAGCAATAATAAGATCAATCTGTTTGGAACGATGTTATGGGGCTATGGACAACTGTATAGTATAGATATTGCCAGTGGGAATGTATCCATCCTACAAGCTAATCTGCATAATGTGCATGAAACGCCAAGTGCCATTAACATTCATGTAACAGGAGGTACTGTTGATATTAACAATAGTTATTTTCAGCAAAGTACGCCACAGATCTATATAGGTGCCGGGGTAACAAATGTAGATGTAATAGGCAATATACTCAATGCACCATCGAATGTTGTAAGTGACTCAAGTAGCGCAGTCATTTCCAATAATATAACCAGATAGAAGCTTTCCAAGGTGACGGTCAGGTCGTAACAGTTGTACACCAAAAGCACGCAGGAGTTAACCTCTTGTATGCTTTTGGTGGTTTATTATGCCCGATATTCGATTGAAAAGAGGAATCTCCTTGCTTAAACAATTACTTTCCGAATTTACATTAAACGATATGAAACTGGAGTATTGGATGCAGCCCTCTTCCCAACAGGTAGGGCTGTTACTGCTGCCTGTTCATTTAGCAGAAAAAGTAGATGTGGCCAAAGAGTATGCGGTGGACCCTTTGATCCAAGTTAAGCTAATTGGAGATGATTATCCAGGGGGATTCTCGCAGGGGAAAACGATGCGTAATTCACAATCTGTGCTGGGTTTTAAATATGATAGCCAATATGTGATGGAAGACGAAAAGGGTAAACATATCGTGACCCTCTTAAAAAATGATAGAAAGCATATTATCGAGCATAAGCTTTCTTATTACCCAGAGTTTGCTGCTTGCGAAGTTGGGACTACGTTTATTAATCAAAATACAGAAGCAGTCCAGCTTGAGATGTTATCTAGTTTTTCTATGGGTGGAATGACGCCATTCAGAGCGGGTGATACACCCGCTTCACTAGTTTTGCATCGAATGAGGAGTAAGTGGAGTAATGAAGGACGTCTAGAGACGTTAGCAATTGAAGACCTTCAGTTGGAGCCATCGTGGGCGAAGTTTGGGGTGCAAAGCGAGCGATTTGGCCAAGTAGGGTCTATGCCGGTGAGAGGCTACTTTCCTTGGGCCGCTATTGAAGATACGAAAATGAATATCATTTGGGCAGCCCAACTGGCTCATGCTGCCTCTTGGCAGATGGAAGTTTACCGACGTGATGATGCGATTTGTTTGTCCGGGGGACTTGCAGACAGAGAATTCGGCCATTGGGTTAAGACGTTGAAGCCTAATGAACGGCTTGTTAGCCCTAAAGCTTATCTTACAGTTGCGGAAGGTCATATAGACCAAGTTGCCCAAAGGCTTACGGCTATTCAGGCCAAAGCCCTTTCGCGAATTCCGGAAGTGGAGAAGGATTTGCCGATTATATTTAACGAATTTTGCACGACATGGGGAAATCCATCCCATGACAATATTTCGAATATTGCCAAGAAGCTCGAGGGTAAAGGGATTACTTATTTGGTCATCGATGCGGGCTGGTATATAGAGGAAGGGAAAAGCTGGGAAAGCAATATGGGCGATTGGAATGTCTCTCCACAATTATTCCCCCAAGGGCTAGAGGCGACTATTCAAGAAATTCGCAAAAACGGCCTTATTCCGGGAATTTGGTTCGAGTTGGAAACCTGTGGACCGCTGGCGGATTCTTATGCACGGACAGAACACCTGTTGCATCGGGACGGAATTCCGATTACTTCGGGTGCCCGGCGGTTTTGGGACTTTAAAGATCCCTATGTCGTTGAATATTTAACGGAAAAGGTCATTCGTTTTATTCAGAAATACGAGTTCGGTTATCTGAAAATTGATTATAACGAGACCATTGGAATTGGCTGTGATGGTGTTGAATCGATGGGAGAAGGCTTGCGACAGCAGATGGAAGCTGTAGAGGCTTTTTTACAAAAGATGCAGAAGGAAATACCGGAGCTTGTCATTGAAAATTGCTCATCCGGAGGGCACAGATTGGAGCCTTCGATGATGGGGTTAACTTCGATGGCTTCTTTCTCGGATGCGCATGAAGAATTGGAAATCCCGATCATAGCCGCGAATCTTCATCGGGCGATCTTACCAAGACAAAGTCAAATATGGGCGGTTCTACGAAAAACAGATTCTCTCCATAGATTGACTTATTCCATGGTAAATACATTTCTAGGACGTATGTGCTTGTCTGGGGACATTTATGACCTTGAAGAAGAACAATGGAAGGTTATCGATGAAGGTATTCGTTTTTATAAGAAAATTTCCACAATCATTAAAGAAGGCTTCAGTTATCGTTACGGACCAACAATTAATAGTTATAGACATCCTGAAGGCTGGCAGGCTGTTATGCGGGTTAGCTCTGACCGATCTCAGGTTCTCGTTATTTTCCATACCTTCGGAGGTCACTTACCAGAACAGATCGACATTCAATTACCGTTTGATGGGACATACGTCATTGATTCTATTTATTCTGAAGATCAACAGAGAATCAAGCTCCAAGAAGGCATGCTGGTCTATCATACACAAGGGGAATTCCATGCTGCGGCAGTGTTACTAGCTTCTGTTTGAGGCTGAGAATATAGGAGTGAGAAGGAGAACAATATGAAACTATCTTTTCGAATTATACCTGCTCGATTTACTAAAGATACTCAATTCAACGAGCTACTGGCTTTTTTACTTGAACACCGGGAAGCAGTAGGTGAAATTTCACTGTTTACGGAATATTGGCATCACGGCTACTATCCGCTGGAGCAGTTTGAACCCTTCTGTGAAGTTGTTACGAAGCGGATCGCAACATTGAGAGAGAACGGCTTCTCTAATGTGGGGGTTAATATGCTCTGTACTTTGGGGCATTTTGATGAAGCTTGTAACTGGCTCCCTTCTTTACCCTATCAAGCGGCTACGGATCACAATGGGATAGAGTCCAAGAGCTGTTTTTGTCCGAATTCACCGCAATTTATGGAATACATCAAGCGCAAATATGAGCTGCTTGCGCAAACAAAACCGGACTTCATTTGGGTGGATGATGATGTTCGGATGCACTCTCACGGGGTGGAATATACTTGTTTTTGTCCGATTTGTATCGATAAGTTTAATCATACGAATGGCACGAATATTGACAGACAGCTTTTAGTGGAACAATTGAATCAGCCAGACGGAGCTCATTATCGTGAGCAATGGATTGAACAAAATACAACGGTAGTTGAGCAGCTTCTGGAACACATCGCAGCATCCGTTCATCGTGTAGATGATCAAATTGAACTGGGTTTCATGACAGTATCCCAAGTGTATGCTAGTTACTCCGGTCCAGATTACGAGAGATGGCTGAGGGCGTTGAAGGCGACAAAGGCTCGACCGGGTGGGGGATTCTATGACGATAGAGAGCCATTAAGCCTCATTCAGAAAATACTGGAAACTAGCCGCCAAACCGTAAGCTTTCCGCGGGAAATTCGGGATCTGCAATATGAATTCGAAAATTTCCCTTTTCAAAGGCTGAGTAAATCGATTCATTTTGGCTTATTGGAGTGTACGGCTGCCCTCGCTACAGGTCTAAATGGGATTGCCTTCGATTTATTAAAGCAGGAAGAAGGAACGCTAGAGGATTATCACGATTGGATGATAGGTATTCAGAAAATGAAACCAATGTGGTCCGCTATGGCTGAGAATGCCGGAGATTATGTGGGTAGAGGTCTGTATCCTGCATTTTCGGCTCAGTTTGATGCGAAACGAAAAGTACAGCAGGAGGGCAATTGGTTCAAGCCTGATAATGGCGACGTGTTAAAGGTTTATTCATTAAGCGAACTTGGAATTCCCCTCTCAATGGATGCGAATCATGCCTGCGGAACGATTCTAACCGGGAAGATGGCAGAAGGCTTTACAACGGAGGAACTGCGGAGCATGCTGGCTGGGGGCTTGCTTATTGACGGCCGTTCGCTGCAGGTTTTATGGGAGAGAGGGCTTGGGCATCTTTGCGGAGTTTCGATTCGAGAAACCTATGATAACGGGGTATACGAGCAATTTACGGATGAAGGATTCAATGGGCGTCATTCAGGGGAAAGAAGAGACGCTAGAATTGCATTCTGGAAAGACCTGGCGTATGTAGTTGAGCCGCTAAACCCCGAGGTGCGGATCATCAGTCGTCTCCTTAACTTTGTTGGAGAGGATCTGGGACCGACGTTCACGTTGTTTGAAAATGAGCTCGGCGGAAGAGTAGCTGTTCATGGATATGCTCCTTGGAAACATATTCATTCGGGTGTCAAGAGAGAGCAGCTCATGAAGGTCTGTGATTGGCTCACTAAAGGGATTCTTCCTGTAATCATTCGAAAGCTAGGTAAAGTTGTCCCTCTTATTCAATCCACACCGGATGGCAGTGGATATTCTCTCATGCTAATTAATGCCACTATGGACCCGACAGGTGAATTTGATGTCGAGGTTAGAACGAGTCATACCCATTGGTCTAGATTAGCAGAAGATGGGGTTTATACGCCTTTGACTAATGGACGAGTTAAGAATGAGAAGGATGTAACTATCATTACGGTAGATAGCATTGGACCTTGGGAATATATCATATTGTCAACCCAGATGGAGAGCGAGAGGTTATGAATAAGCCGCTGCGGCTAGACCCGCTTTTTAATGATCATATGGTTATTCAAAGGGATAAGCCCTTTTTTGTTTGGGGAACAGGCCTTGATGGGATAAGGGTGACAGTGACTTGCCGTAGTGTAAGTGCCGCCGTTGAAATTCATGAGGGCCAATGGAGAGTAGCTTTTCCAGCTATGGGAGTAGGAGAGCCCAGTGAATTAATCGTGCAATCGGAGGGAATTACCCTTACTCTGGTGGATGTTGTATTCGGAGATGTCTGGCTAGCAGGAGGGCAATCTAATATGGAGTGGCCTTTGAGTAAAAGTACTGATGGACAGTCTGTCATAGAAGCTGCGAACTTACCATTGCTGCGATATTATGATGTGCCAAAGGTTGCTTTTGAGGAAGCAGGGATTAATTATAAGGGCAAATGGAAGAGGCTTACTCCAGAAAATGCAGGAGGATTATCTGCCGTTGCTTACTATTATGCACGAGAGCTTATCGCTTCTGAAAATGTTCCAATCGGGATTATCGGCTGCAATTGGGGGGCGACCTCCGCTTCTTGCTGGATTGATAAAGAGGTATTGAAGTCTGATCCGGAGCTTTCTATGTATCCAAAGGAATTCGAGGAACAGATGCAGGGCTTTAATTGGCAAGAATTTATTCAAGAAAATAAGGAATATGTAGAAGCGATTAGCCAATTTAATAAAAGGATCGAGTTAGGGTTTGAAGGAGAAGAGCGTGGGCCTTTCCCTTGGCCAGCTCCATTAAATCCGCATAGCTTTGCGCGACCTAGTGGTTTGTATGAAACGATGCTTCGTAAAGTATTCTCTTATAGGATTAAAGGTGTTATCTATTATCAGGGTGAAAGTGATGTAAACCACCCAGAATTATATAGTCAATTGCTAGAAGCTCTCATCTTAGATTGGCGTAGGCAATGGCAGGATAAAGAGCTCCCTTTTTTCTTCGTACAGCTACCGATTTATGCTTACAATAATAATCCAGCGGGCGAAGAATGGCCCTTGATTAGAGAAGCGCAGCAGCTTGTAGCTGAGAGGGTTCCTTATACGGGGATGGCTGTATTATTAGATTGCGGAGAAGCCGCAGACATTCATCCTGCAGATAAAAAGCCTGTTGGTGAGCGTTTAGCTTTATTAGCACTGGATAAAGTATATGGCAGAACGGTTAAGAGCTCGGGACCTGTGTTTAGTTCGTGTAGCACCGAGCAGGGTCAAGTATTTATCCACTTTGCTCATGCAGAAGCGGGCTTAATCATTCGAGCTGGAGATCAAGTAGCCGGGTTCGAGGTAGCAGCTGAGGATGGCGAATTTATATCGGCAACAGCTGAAATTAGTGGGAATACAGTTAAGGTTAGTCATGTCGAGGTTCCCTCTCCGCGTTATGTCCGGTACGGCTGGGCAAATGTCACTGATGCCAATTTGTTAGGAGTAGATGGTCTGCCGGCTGCTCCGTTTCTTAAAGCTTGCCCGACCTAATAGAGATTTCGCTTAAGCAAAGAAACTACCCAACAGGTCAACTGACCACTGGGTAGTTTCTTTGCTTTCCTCGCGACGCTTCAGGAGCTTTTTGCATGGTTGGGATTTGTAATGTGTTATCCTTCCAAAACCATCTGAATTATGCGGACATGATAGTTGTGAGAATCATTTTCAGTTATAATGAAATTCAGTCTTATATGGATACATAACACTCAAGTATCAGGAAGTGATTAGTATGATTTGGAATGATCATCTATTGCTGTGGAACGAAGCCAGCGTCAAGCTGCTCGATATTAGACATCAGAAATTGGCTAAAGGAGACGAGCTTCGCGATTACAAGCTGCCCTCCAGCGCTTTTCTGTGGATGACGCGTGGACGTGGGCGGGTGATGCTGAACGGAAACGGTTATACCATCAATGGTTTTCATGTGCTTCATGGCGGTAAAGGTATGAGTCTAGATGTATTCTCATCTGAGGATAATTTCGAATATTATCTTATTTTGTACAAGGCTCTGCTTGCTGTTCCTGGCAACCGTTATCTGCATCGACTGCTAAAGCAAGGCAACCCTTTTCGCATTCAATATGGATTCGTCCCTAATGATCCGCTTGCCCTTCATATGAAATTTCAGATGATGGAACAAAGATGGAGAAAGCTTACTCCGATAGATAAGCTATATGCGAAAGGTGTTCTCTATCAATTTGCATCCGAATTGTTTGGTCAGATGGCAACGCAGAAGGCTGGAACGATGAGAATTGACCTTGTGTCCCAAGCTATGCGCTACATAGAGGATAGCTATTCGGAGCCGATTACGGTTGAAGGGATTGCTGGCCTGCTAGGCTGTAGCTCTAGCTTCTTGTCCCGTTTGTTCAAAAAGCAGCTAGGAACGACGCCTATTGAATATTTGACCGGAATCCGG
This portion of the Cohnella abietis genome encodes:
- a CDS encoding glycoside hydrolase family 36 protein, coding for MLKQLLSEFTLNDMKLEYWMQPSSQQVGLLLLPVHLAEKVDVAKEYAVDPLIQVKLIGDDYPGGFSQGKTMRNSQSVLGFKYDSQYVMEDEKGKHIVTLLKNDRKHIIEHKLSYYPEFAACEVGTTFINQNTEAVQLEMLSSFSMGGMTPFRAGDTPASLVLHRMRSKWSNEGRLETLAIEDLQLEPSWAKFGVQSERFGQVGSMPVRGYFPWAAIEDTKMNIIWAAQLAHAASWQMEVYRRDDAICLSGGLADREFGHWVKTLKPNERLVSPKAYLTVAEGHIDQVAQRLTAIQAKALSRIPEVEKDLPIIFNEFCTTWGNPSHDNISNIAKKLEGKGITYLVIDAGWYIEEGKSWESNMGDWNVSPQLFPQGLEATIQEIRKNGLIPGIWFELETCGPLADSYARTEHLLHRDGIPITSGARRFWDFKDPYVVEYLTEKVIRFIQKYEFGYLKIDYNETIGIGCDGVESMGEGLRQQMEAVEAFLQKMQKEIPELVIENCSSGGHRLEPSMMGLTSMASFSDAHEELEIPIIAANLHRAILPRQSQIWAVLRKTDSLHRLTYSMVNTFLGRMCLSGDIYDLEEEQWKVIDEGIRFYKKISTIIKEGFSYRYGPTINSYRHPEGWQAVMRVSSDRSQVLVIFHTFGGHLPEQIDIQLPFDGTYVIDSIYSEDQQRIKLQEGMLVYHTQGEFHAAAVLLASV
- a CDS encoding sialate O-acetylesterase; its protein translation is MNKPLRLDPLFNDHMVIQRDKPFFVWGTGLDGIRVTVTCRSVSAAVEIHEGQWRVAFPAMGVGEPSELIVQSEGITLTLVDVVFGDVWLAGGQSNMEWPLSKSTDGQSVIEAANLPLLRYYDVPKVAFEEAGINYKGKWKRLTPENAGGLSAVAYYYARELIASENVPIGIIGCNWGATSASCWIDKEVLKSDPELSMYPKEFEEQMQGFNWQEFIQENKEYVEAISQFNKRIELGFEGEERGPFPWPAPLNPHSFARPSGLYETMLRKVFSYRIKGVIYYQGESDVNHPELYSQLLEALILDWRRQWQDKELPFFFVQLPIYAYNNNPAGEEWPLIREAQQLVAERVPYTGMAVLLDCGEAADIHPADKKPVGERLALLALDKVYGRTVKSSGPVFSSCSTEQGQVFIHFAHAEAGLIIRAGDQVAGFEVAAEDGEFISATAEISGNTVKVSHVEVPSPRYVRYGWANVTDANLLGVDGLPAAPFLKACPT